In the Panthera tigris isolate Pti1 chromosome F3, P.tigris_Pti1_mat1.1, whole genome shotgun sequence genome, GCCCTGTGTCACTCTTCGCCAGTCCCTGGACGTCACCCACTTGGCTGAAGACCAACGGGGCAGTGAACGGGAAGGGGTCACTCAAGGGGCAGCCGGGAGACCTCTACCACCAGACCTGGGCCAGATACTTTGTTAAGTAAGGCCGCAAGCCCACGTCTCCGCACCCCCTCCCTTGCCGTGGACCCGGGTCGCCCCCAGATCCGACTCCTCAGACTACCTTTCTGCCTGCTGGTCCTTTCACGCTCTGCCTGTCAGTCTTCCCCGCCTCACCGGGCCTCCTATTCCCCAGGGTCCTGGTCCCCCTCTCTTGTCCAGGGCCACTCACACCCTTTTCCCCGTCAGGTTCCTGGACGCTTACGCGGAGCACAAGTTACGGTTCTGGGCAGTGACGGCAGAGAACGAGCCTTCTGCAGGGCTGCTCAGTGGGTACCCCTTCCAGTGCCTGGGCTTCACCCCCGAACACCAGCGAGACTTCATCGCCCGGGACCTGGGTCCTACCCTCGCCAACAGTACGCACCGCGACGTCCGCCTGCTCATATTGGACGACCAGCGCTTGCTGCTGCCTCGCTGGGCCCAGGTGGTAAGGCCCAGGGCCTCCGGGGTAGCCCGGCGACCCCCAGATCTAGCCTCCAGGTGACCGGCTCCCACAGTGTCTTCCCTGCCTCAGCCCTTGATTCCTAGAACTCCCTGGGCTGGAGCCAGGCGCCCAGGCGGCCCCCCGGGGGGTGCTCAGGGGTCATAACCTCCTCTGCGTCTCCAGGGCCCCAGAGGTCCCCGTGGTTTGTCACTTTAACCCCTCTAGTTGCCTGCAGCCCACTGCCCATTTCTCAGGTCCCCAGGGCTGCTTCCGGAACCCTCCATGCAGGGCCCGGTTTGAGCAGCCCCTTCCCCATACAGGTGCTGGCGGACCCAGAGGCGGCTAAGTACGTTCATGGCATTGCTGTACATTGGTACCTGGACTTTCTGGCTCCTGCAAAGGCCACCCTGGGGGAGACACACCGCCTGTTCCCCGACACCATGCTCTTTGCCTCAGAGGCCTGCGTGGGCTCCAAGTTCTGGGAGCAGAGTGTGCGACTGGGCTCCTGGGACCGAGGGATGCAGTACAGCCACAGCATCATCACGGTgagcccccaggcccctcccgCCAGGCAGGCGCAGACCGCCCTCATCTCACCGCAGGAGGGCCTGTTCTCCAGCTCACCGGGCTGACTCGCTCTTCGGGGCATCGTCATCCCTGCCTCCCCTTCATGGGCTCGCACATCCCACCACCGCTTTCCTCGAGTGCTGGCCTCTCTGGCCGTCACGTCTGCCTCCACGTGCCTCTGCTTCCTTGCCTCGTCCTCGCCGCCCCGCCCTCCTTAGGTGTTAGAGGCGCGGAGCGCCCCTCACGGGGCCGGGGCGCCGCCAGCCTGTCTTCCTCGACCCTTAACTACGTCGTCTGAGGACCCCACGTGGGGgctgtctctgccctgctcctCCCGCAGAACCTTCTCTACCATGTGGTCGGCTGGACAGACTGGAACCTCGCTCTGAACCCCGAAGGGGGACCCAACTGGGTGCGCAACTTTGTCGACAGCCCCATCATCGTAGACATCACCAAAGACACGTTTTACAAACAGCCCATGTTCTATCACCTTGGCCACTTCAGGTGAGTGGAGGGCGGGCGCCCCGCCTCCTTGCCAGGCCGGTCTCCTGCCCGGCCGGGGACTCctggcgcccccctccccccccacaccgTGAGGGAACAGGAAGATGTTCAGGGTGGGAGCTTGGGAGAGGCGCCCCTGTGCCTCTTGCACCATCCAGGCAGGAAGTGACTAGGCGGTGGTGGGCGAGCCCGGCATGCCGGACGCTGGGGACCGGATGTGAGGGCAGGGCCTGCCCGGCAGGATAGAGCTGCGGTCTGCAGGTGGGGCAGAGCTTCGGCAAGGGTGCTGCCCTTGGGGGAGCGGGCCCCGGCCCGGGGAGGCGAGGCTGGGGTCCCGGACCACGCCCgttctccccctacccccccagcAAGTTCATTCCGGAGGGCTCGCAGAGAGTGGGGCTGCTGGCCAGCGAGAAGAACGGCTTGGACACGGTGGCGCTAACGCGCCCCGACGGCTCTGCGGTCCTGGTCGTGCTAAACCGGTGAGAGCGGCAGGGCCCAGGAGCGGGCTGAAGCCCGGGCGGTGGGCTCGGCAGGACCCAGCGCTCAGCTTCTCCCTTGCTTCCCCAGCTCCCCGAAGGACGTGCCCCTCACCGTCGAGGACCCTGCCGTGGGCTTCATGGAGACGCTGTCCCCTGGCTACTCCATTCACACATACCTGTGGCGTCGCCAGTGATGGGGCAGATACCCAAGCAGCGCCTGGGCTCGGCAGGGGCATTAAAGGGACAGAGTCGGCTCACACGCTGTCTGTGGCTACAGAGGGTATACGAGGGCCAGGGCGAGCTTAGGTGACGTAAGCCCAGGGGCCGTGGTTTGCGTGACTCACTCTCCCCCTGGTGGGTGCCAGGGCCTGGAGGCCCCTAAAGGGAGCCCAGGGAAGCCccggcggccccgccccccgcctgtGAGTGTGTGCTATGTGCTGGCTCCCGTGGAAACTGGGCCCGGGCCCAGGGTGAGCTCACTGTCCGTATGGACacaagctgggggcgggggaggccgaGGAAAGGGAGATCAGAGAAGCTGGGCCCCAAACGGgggtatgggggaggggggaactgTGTCTTTCGCGGGCCGTGCGGAAGCAGTCACGGCGTCAGGGCACAGGCAGCCGAGAAGCCAGGCACCggtggggggccgggggtgggggggctcaggCACCCGACGGCCGCCCCCCCACCAGCCAGCAGCTCCTGGAAAGATGACGGTCCCTTAAGAAAGAGAATGTGCGACTGCAGCCCGCGTGGACAGCTTTATTATGGGAGTGGCGCCCGTTTTCCAGCCGCACCAACAACGGAGAAGCAGAGGAGCCTCTGGAATGTGTGAGAGTAGAAAAGTCCGTTCCGGGAGCGCGAGGCGGGGTCACTCGTCTTCCTCCTCGTCGGCCATGCTCAGGGACCGCGTGCCGGGGGCCCGGGCGGGTGCCGCCCGCTGGATAGAGACGATGCCGCTGAGCAAGGCGTAGCCCGCCATGGCCGCCAGCCCCGCCAGCACGGACAGCACCTGGTTCCGGCGCCGGTACGGCTCCTCCTCGGCCTCGGGGCCCGCTGGCGTCTGGCGTGGAGGCGGCACCTCTGCTGAGGAGCGaggcaggaaggggggggggttggttcccgtgtcccccccccgcccccgccagcgcCCGGCCCGCAGCCGCCCGCCGCTCACCTCCATCCCAGGGGAAGTAGAGGCTGAGGATGTGCGCGCAGTAGGCGCAGAGGTTGTGCAGCCCCCGCAGGTGGGCCTGCAGCCTCCCGCTGGGCAGCCTGGCCTGCAGCAGCGGCGCCAAGTAGCCGAAGACAAAGGCGTCCAGCGAGGCGGGGCTGGAGCGGAGAGAGAAGGGCTGCAGGGGAGAGCccggcccgggggcggggccctGGGGGGCGGGACACCCCGTCCTGGACCCGTCCTGGACCCACCCGGAGCGGGGAGGGCTCCCCAGGTGGGGCCGGCCGGGCCCTGAATGGGACTCTATCCCAGGGCTGCATAAAGGGCACATTGAGAGCCCCGCGGCCCCTCCTGCGCCTGGCGGCCCTCCCGCCTCACACACAGCCCCACTGTCATCGGGTCCGGGCCGTCCCGAGGACCTCCTGCACAGCGCCCGGGCCACCCCGGGCCCCGCAGCGACGTCTGAACCTGCctctcgccccccaccccccagaccaCCTAGTTTCCCCGGAGGCAGACTCACGCGTCCCCGAAGAAGAATTTCTGAGAGCCCAGGCGCTGGGAGAGCAGGGTCAGGCATTCCCGAGCCTCCTGGTACAGCTGCAGAGAGGACACGGGGCGGGCTCGCGGCTGCGGGGCCCCCGGGCACCCCCCCACAGCCGTCCCCGACCGTCCTCTTCGGGGCTCCGCTCGCACCGCGGCCCCGGCCCCAGACGCACCTCCTTCTCCAGCTCTTCCTCATTCTCAGGCCTGTGCTCCCCGCACAGCAGCTGCAGCCGCTCCATGAACTGCCGCTGCATGCGGCCAGGAAGGAAGAAGTTCAGGGGAAAGGGCATGGCCTCAGCATACCACTTCCGGGTCACCTCCACATAGTTCTTGGTGTCCACCCAAAAAGTATGGATCTGGATGGGGGAGCAGGCAGGAGGGACGAAGCAGGTCTGAGCCGGTGCACCTGCCTAACTTAGGGCGGGCTCCCCGCGGCGTGCATGTGCGCCCCGCCCCCCTTCCTGGCCATGGACGTCGGGAGGTTCGGTCACACTCACCAGCACGGGGAGAAGCTTCTCCTCCAGCAGAGACATGAAGGCCAAGGTGTCTGCCCCTTGTCGGGCCGACAGATCGTAATCGGCGTTGTACTTCTGTGGAGGAGATGACCGTGAGGGGGACGCCGGGAGGCTCCAGGGGCCCTTCCCCAAGGAGGGAGGCATCCTGTCCGGCACCACCCTCACCGGCCCCTGCGTGTAGCAGAGGGACGCCAGGCAGCTTTTCCCGCCGAGGCCCCCTCGCCTGGGCCCGTCCAGTAGCCTGCTGCTGTTGGCGGAGAGCCTGGGCCTTGGAGCCTGCTGGCCATCAAGGTCGGGCGCCCgctggggggagaggaaggcccCAGCCGCAAACCAGGAGCGGCTCCTGGAGTCTCCACGGAAAGCTGGAAGCACGCCCGCTGACGGCAACTTTCTAACAGGAACTTCCCAGTCCGGGCACCACAGGGCCGGCGCAGTGGAGCTCAGATGCAGTGTGGGCCTCAGCCCAGGCCTCAGGAACCAGGGCCCCCTGGCTGGTTCTCTCAATGCCCAGGTCTTGGCTATTTGTTCCATTTCATTCCATGGCCCGGGTGCCACCACCACACGTTGTACCCGCGCCCCATGTCTCAGCCTGCCACACCTCAGCAACCCTCTCTGCACATCCTGAGTGAGGTTTGTCCCCACATGACCTCTGGAGCCtgatccttaaaaaaacaaaaaaaaactctctgagcctcagtttctcccctgCAGAATGGGGTAACAGCCCTCTCTCAATGTGGCTGTGTTAGGAAAAAACCCTGCAGACTGGAAAAACTGTGCTCATACATAAGGAAACGGGGCAGTGGCCCAGGCCCTACCAGGAGCTTTGGTTTCTCCCTGGATCCCCTCTCTCCATGCCTCCCAGCTCCTTCACCTTTGGGAAAACACAAGACGCTCCTACATCTGCCAAGTGTTCCCACGAAAGTTAGATGAGCCCTCGGAAAGCATCCCGGCTAAAGCCCTAGTTTTATAAAGAAGGGGCTTACAGCTCTGAGAggtgaagcaacttgcccaaggtcacacagccaaggaCAGGAGGAAGGACAGTCAAGATATCCCCATTCCTCTTGTAATACTCTCTCAACTTCCCCACCCTGGCTCTACGCCTTGTCCATCCTGAGCCCCATATCCAGCCCAACCTGGGCCCTGAGAAAAGGACAACGGCCCTGACAAGTCCCTCTCCAGAGCCACCTTCGAGGGCCTCACCTGAGCCAAAcgttctctcctgccctcctttcccttctaggTGTCATCAGCCCGTTtacctctccttccctgcccagcAGGCAGAAGGCCCTGTCCCTCCGGATACCGCCCCAGCGCCCCAGCTTAACGCCTGGCCGAGCGCTTACTGAATCCACACAGTGTGTCTGTCCCATCAGACTGTGTGCTCCTTGAAGTTGTGGGCCTCCTGCTTCTGGCTCGGCACAGATGGCGGACGTGTGATGCGTTGACATGACTCGACCACTCTCACCGGCAGCCCTCCTACCCAAGCCACCTACCTCTTTTCGAAGATGGGTGATGATCTTGTGTGGCACCGAGATGACCTCGCCGTGACTGGTCCGAAGGGCAGGCAGAGTCCCTGACGTGGAGAGAAAAGGACACCCACAGACCCTTAGCTGCCTATCCACGTGTATTTACACCACATTCCTGTCtgtctcctgctcctccccttcctcaccccccaGGGACACTGGGTACCTGAAGGGCTCCGCCAGGGGTTGGTGATCTTGTACACCTTGAGTGGGGCACCAGTAAATCTGGCATAGGTCtgcagggaaggaagcagaaggcAGAGAGGCCCCCACAGGGGAATCAGGAAGAGCAAaaacgggctcctgggtggctcagtcggttgggcgtccgactcttgattttcggctcaggtcgcgatctcacggttggtgagttcgagccctgtgttggcctctgcactgacagtgagtgcggagcctgcttgggattctctctctccctctctctgcccctcccctgcttgcatacgcgcgatctctctctcaaaataaataaacgaaagaaaaaaagaaaaaatatttattgaacccttGTTGTGCTGTGCTTGGTACTTGCCTCACAAAGAGGTGGACGTTATGGTTTCCATTTTACAACGGGTAACGCAgggcttggcggggggggggggggggggttgtgaaCCGGTCTCTAATACTAGGTCTGCCAGCAAAAGCCTTCCCTCTCCTGCCATCTACCTGATGTACAAACATCCTCATAAGTTCTTCCTACCCAGTATATCCCTTTTCCTGGAAGCACTGATCGTGCCCTTCTGAGGGAGTCTCTGTGGCCTGCTCCTACTTAAACCTTGGCACCTCAACTTATTACCTTTATTTGCTAACACGTTTGCCTTTCGGTAAACAACTACAGGGGAGGAACTaagtcttactcatctttgcacGCCAAGGTGTGGTATCTGGGAGAGGCCTGATAACATGCTTATTAAATGAAAGAGTGAGTGAATAAAGTGAAGGAACTGACTCCAAAGCTCTTTCCACAGAGCCTGGCGGGAGGCCTTTTGGTTCAATAAACGAACTCAGTAATGCTGTGTagtgaggaggaggtggaggtggtggtggtggaggaggaggaggaggaggaggaggaggaggaggaggaggaggaggaggaggaaagggaggctgaGAAGACAGGAATGCCACGCCTGAGAACCCTCAGATCGCCGAGGCTCAGTAAACCTCCGGATGAAGAAACAGCCCTCAGAGACCAGGGATagccccaaggtcacacagccagtaaatggaTGAGCAAGGACTAAAACCCATCTCCTGAACCCCCGACCAGGCCTCTTCCTATGGCTGCGCAAAACCTAGGCTGTTAAGCCACAGGGCACTGAGCCTACGTCGGCCAGGCTCAGTCTTTGAttgcctcagtctcccccagTGAGCCCGTGCTGAGGCGCCCTGGTCAAATCCGGACGATCGGCTAGTTCGGCTCCCTCCCCAGTCCTCCAGGGCGCAGCAGAGGGCGACGGCGCCACCCCTCACCAGCACGGCCAGGCTGTCCAGGTCCACTGAcggcagcccccagccccccgtCCAGCAGAACAGCTCCATGGGCGCCGCCATCTTGCCCGCCCTCTGTCCCGGAAGCACCTCCCCCCGCGCTTCCGCCCGCCCcccgcg is a window encoding:
- the GBA gene encoding lysosomal acid glucosylceramidase encodes the protein MEPSTPPREERPEPPGRGGVLAARLVGLLFLQAVPWASGARPCSPKSFGYSSVVCVCNATYCDSLDPLTLPAPGTFSRYESTRSGRRMELSLGPIRANRTGTGLLLTLQPDQKFQKVKGFGGAMTDAAALNILALSPPARNLLLKSYFSEEGIEYNIIRVPMASCDFSIRTYTYDDSPDDFQLRDFILPEEDVKLKIPLIHQALELAPRPVSLFASPWTSPTWLKTNGAVNGKGSLKGQPGDLYHQTWARYFVKFLDAYAEHKLRFWAVTAENEPSAGLLSGYPFQCLGFTPEHQRDFIARDLGPTLANSTHRDVRLLILDDQRLLLPRWAQVVLADPEAAKYVHGIAVHWYLDFLAPAKATLGETHRLFPDTMLFASEACVGSKFWEQSVRLGSWDRGMQYSHSIITNLLYHVVGWTDWNLALNPEGGPNWVRNFVDSPIIVDITKDTFYKQPMFYHLGHFSKFIPEGSQRVGLLASEKNGLDTVALTRPDGSAVLVVLNRSPKDVPLTVEDPAVGFMETLSPGYSIHTYLWRRQ
- the MTX1 gene encoding metaxin-1; this translates as MRRGGPPPRPPLRAEPREALAQPKPRADLREPPEPDRTHNTRWAGTRRALGVRGSPRPGRSASARRARPRTLPHFGSRLWSRRRPPSRKARGPAPGGPGGAGPRGGRAEARGEVLPGQRAGKMAAPMELFCWTGGWGLPSVDLDSLAVLTYARFTGAPLKVYKITNPWRSPSGTLPALRTSHGEVISVPHKIITHLRKEKYNADYDLSARQGADTLAFMSLLEEKLLPVLIHTFWVDTKNYVEVTRKWYAEAMPFPLNFFLPGRMQRQFMERLQLLCGEHRPENEEELEKELYQEARECLTLLSQRLGSQKFFFGDAPASLDAFVFGYLAPLLQARLPSGRLQAHLRGLHNLCAYCAHILSLYFPWDGAEVPPPRQTPAGPEAEEEPYRRRNQVLSVLAGLAAMAGYALLSGIVSIQRAAPARAPGTRSLSMADEEEDE